From a region of the Cucumis sativus cultivar 9930 chromosome 6, Cucumber_9930_V3, whole genome shotgun sequence genome:
- the LOC101216500 gene encoding auxin response factor 18-like, translating into MKEAEKILDPQLWHACAGGMVQMPAINSKVFYFPQGHAEHAQATVDFTSSLRIPPLIPCRVLAVKFLADLETDEVFANVRMVPLPNSDLNFEEEGGFGSSGSENNMEKPASFAKTLTQSDANNGGGFSVPRYCAETIFPRLDYTADPPVQTVIAKDVHGEVWKFRHIYRGTPRRHLLTTGWSTFVNQKKLVAGDSIVFLRSKNGDLCVGIRRAKRAIGCASDHPYGWNPGGGNCIPPYGGLTMFLRDDDNKLSRKGSLSSSGSGGNLRGKGKVRPESVMEAAALAASGQPFEVVYYPRASTPEFCVKASSVRAAMRIQWCSGMRFKMPFETEDSSRISWFMGTISSVQVADPIRWPNSPWRLLQVTWDEPDLLQNVKRVSPWLVELVSNMPVIQLSPFSPPRKKFRLPQHPDFPLDSQFPLSSSFSSNTLRPSSPMCCLSDNTSVGIQGARHTQFGISLSDFHLNNKLQLGLVPSSFQQIDFHSRISNRSVTDHRDSSSHNSSVLQNGEKTGPKLERSDSVKKHQFLLFGQPILTEQQITCSSSSDIRSPPTEKSSSDVNLERVKFLSHGSGSTFKQQVSPNKSPGVGFPWYQGYQATELGLDIGHCKVFMESEDVGRTLNLSVISSYEELYRRLANMFGMEKPDILSHVLYQDATGAVKQAGDKPFSDFIKTARRLTILTDSGSDKLGRTLMDGMRSGENGLDASNKTGPLSIFA; encoded by the exons GCTGACCTTGAAACAGATGAGGTTTTTGCTAACGTAAGAATGGTTCCACTGCCGAACAGCGACCTTAATTTTGAGGAAGAAGGTGGGTTTGGGAGTAGTGGGTCTGAGAACAATATGGAGAAACCGGCTTCCTTTGCCAAGACGTTGACTCAATCCGATGCCAACAACGGCGGTGGGTTCTCGGTTCCGAGGTACTGTGCAGAGACGATTTTTCCACGGCTGGATTACACGGCGGATCCGCCGGTTCAGACGGTGATTGCCAAGGATGTTCATGGCGAGGTTTGGAAGTTCCGCCATATATACAGGGGGACGCCTCGCCGGCATTTGTTGACTACTGGGTGGAGTACTTTTGTGAATCAGAAGAAGCTCGTCGCCGGTGATTCGATTGTTTTTCTAAGATCCAAAAATGGCGACCTCTGTGTCGGAATCCGGCGAGCCAAACGCGCAATTGGGTGTGCCTCCGATCACCCGTACGGATGGAATCCCGGCGGTGGAAATTGCATCCCACCTTACGGTGGATTGACGATGTTTTTGAGAGATGATGACAACAAGTTGAGTAGAAAAGGGTCTTTAAGTTCCAGTGGTAGTGGTGGGAATTTGAGGGGAAAAGGTAAAGTCAGGCCGGAATCAGTGATGGAAGCGGCAGCGCTTGCGGCGAGTGGACAGCCTTTTGAGGTGGTTTATTACCCACGTGCCAGCACGCCGGAGTTTTGTGTTAAGGCCTCATCGGTGAGAGCCGCCATGAGGATCCAATGGTGCTCTGGTATGAGGTTCAAGATGCCATTTGAGACTGAGGATTCTTCTCGGATTAGTTGGTTTATGGGCACCATTTCTTCTGTTCAAGTTGCTGATCCTATCCGTTGGCCTAATTCTCCATGGCGGCTTCTTCAG GTGACATGGGATGAACCAGATTTGTTACAGAATGTGAAGCGTGTTAGTCCATGGTTGGTTGAACTGGTATCGAACATGCCCGTCATTCAATTATCACCGTTTTCTCCACCAAGAAAGAAATTTCGACTACCACAACATCCAGACTTTCCCCTCGACAGCCAATTCCCACTGTCGTCATCGTTTTCAAGCAATACCCTTAGGCCAAGCAGTCCCATGTGTTGTTTATCTGATAACACTTCTGTAGGCATACAGGGAGCCAGGCATACTCAATTTGGAATATCTTTATCAGATTTCCATCTCAACAACAAACTGCAATTAGGGCTGGTTCCGTCCAGTTTTCAGCAGATTGATTTTCACTCTAGGATTTCTAATAGATCAGTTACAGACCACAGAGACAGCAGCAGTCATAACTCTTCGGTGTTGCAAAACGGGGAAAAGACTGGTCCAAAGTTGGAAAGATCCGATTCGGTGAAGAAGCATCAATTTTTACTCTTTGGTCAACCTATACTCACTGAACAGCAAATCACTTGCAGCTCTTCCAGTGACATTCGCTCACCTCCTACCGAGAAAAGTTCCTCAGATGTGAATCTGGAGAGAGTGAAGTTTCTCTCCCATGGCTCAGGATCCACTTTCAAGCAGCAAGTTTCTCCAAACAAATCACCAGGAGTAGGATTTCCATGGTACCAGGGTTATCAAGCCACTGAACTGGGCCTAGACATCGGTCACTGCAAGGTATTTATGGAGTCAGAAGACGTGGGCCGGACACTCAACCTTTCGGTCATCAGTTCATATGAAGAACTATACAGGAGGCTTGCGAATATGTTCGGAATGGAAAAACCAGACATTCTTAGCCATGTTTTATACCAAGATGCAACAGGTGCTGTGAAACAAGCTGGAGATAAACCATTCAG TGATTTCATCAAAACAGCTAGAAGATTGACGATACTAACGGACTCGGGTTCAGACAAGCTGGGAAG gaCATTGATGGATGGAATGAGAAGTGGTGAAAATGGATTAGATGCTTCAAACAAGACTGGCCCTTTGAGCATATTTGCATAG